In Comamonas koreensis, the genomic stretch AAATAGTCAGGAGACAAGCATGACCACCACCATGAACCGCCGCCAGCTGCTGGCGCTGGGCGCAGCGCCTCTGGCCGCCGGCCTGCCTTTGCTGCATGCGGGGGCTGCGCATGCGGCCGACTACCCGAGCAAGCAGGTGAAGTTCATCGTTCCCTTCCCGCCGGGCGGCCCGGTCGATACGACCGCGCGTGCCTTTGTGCCGCCGCTGGGCCAGCTGTGGGGCCAGGGCACCTTTATCGACAACCGCGCTGGCGGCGGCGGCATCATTGGCGCGGAGACGGCGGCCCGCCAACCGGCCGACGGCTACAGCCTGTTTGTCGGCGCAATCCACCATTCGGTCAACCCCTCACTGCATCCCAAGCTGAGCTATGACATCCAGAAGGACTTTGTGCCGGTGAGCTTTGCGGCGATGTTCCCGGTGTTCCTGGTGGTCAACCCCAGCGTGCCAGCCAAGAACGTGCAGGAGCTGATCGCGCTGGCGAAAAAGCCGGGTAGCAACCTGGCCTTTGCCTCATCGGGCAATGGTGGCGGCACGCACCTGGCCGGGGAGCTGTTCAACATGCATGCGGGCACCAAGCTCTTGCACATCCCCTACAAGGGCAGCGCCCCGGCGATGACCGATGTGCTGGGCGGGCAGGTGGCGATGATGTTCAGCGATGCGCCCACCGCCATCGGCCATATCAAGAGCGGCAAGGTGCGCGTGCTGGGCGTTGCCAGCCCCAAGCGCTCGGCGCTGATGCCCGAGGTGCCCACCATTGCCGAGCAGGGCTTGCCCGGTTACGAGGCCTATTCCTGGGCGGCGCTGTTTGCGCCGGCAGGCACGCCCAAGGAGATCGTTGCCAAGATCAATGCCGATTTCAACCAGGTGATGCGCGCCCAGGAAGTGCGCCAGCGCCTCTATGTGGCGGGCGCCGAAGCCGACCCCGGCACGCCCGAGGAGATGGCGCAGCGCCTGCAGTCCGAGATCGACAAATGGGCGCGGGTGGTCAAGGCCGCGCAGATCCGTATCGATTGAGCGGGAGGCTGCGCGGGTTGATGCACTGCATGGTGCAGGCATGCACAATGGAGGCATCTTGTACTTGCAGACCGCCTCTATGGACCTGATCTCTGGCAGCGCCGACCCCCATTTCCAACCGGTGGCGCTGGAAAAAGCCTACCGCCTGCTCAACCACGGCCCCACGGTGCTGGTGTCCGCCGCCCATGCCGGCGAGCGCAATGTGATGGCCGCCGCCTGGGCCTGCGCGCTGGACTTCACACCGCCCAAGGTGACCGTGGTGCTGGACAAGGCCACGCGCACCCGCGCGCTGGTCGAGGCCAGCGGCCGTTTTGCGCTGCAACTGCCCACCGTGCCTATCGCCGCCTTGACCGTGGAGTTGGGCACCATCAGCGCGCTGCAGCAGCCGGACAAACTCGCCCAGTCGGGTGTGCAGCTGTTTGAGGCGCCCGGCCAGCAAACGCCCTTGGTGGCGGGTTGCGCCGCCTGGCTGGAGTGCCGCCTGGTGCCCGAGCCCCACAACCAGCACAGCTATGACCTGTTCATTGGCGAGGTGACCGGGGCCTGGGCCGATGACCGGGTGTTCCGGGAGGGCCACTGGCATTTCGAGACAGCGCCGCAAGACCTGCGCACTTTGCACTATGTCGCGGGTGGCCATTTCTATGCGATTGGGGAGGCGATTGATGTGCCCGTGCCCAAGGCGTGATCGCG encodes the following:
- a CDS encoding tripartite tricarboxylate transporter substrate binding protein, which gives rise to MTTTMNRRQLLALGAAPLAAGLPLLHAGAAHAADYPSKQVKFIVPFPPGGPVDTTARAFVPPLGQLWGQGTFIDNRAGGGGIIGAETAARQPADGYSLFVGAIHHSVNPSLHPKLSYDIQKDFVPVSFAAMFPVFLVVNPSVPAKNVQELIALAKKPGSNLAFASSGNGGGTHLAGELFNMHAGTKLLHIPYKGSAPAMTDVLGGQVAMMFSDAPTAIGHIKSGKVRVLGVASPKRSALMPEVPTIAEQGLPGYEAYSWAALFAPAGTPKEIVAKINADFNQVMRAQEVRQRLYVAGAEADPGTPEEMAQRLQSEIDKWARVVKAAQIRID
- a CDS encoding flavin reductase family protein: MDLISGSADPHFQPVALEKAYRLLNHGPTVLVSAAHAGERNVMAAAWACALDFTPPKVTVVLDKATRTRALVEASGRFALQLPTVPIAALTVELGTISALQQPDKLAQSGVQLFEAPGQQTPLVAGCAAWLECRLVPEPHNQHSYDLFIGEVTGAWADDRVFREGHWHFETAPQDLRTLHYVAGGHFYAIGEAIDVPVPKA